In the genome of Bacteroidales bacterium, the window TTGAACGACTATGTCTCAAAAGTTCCTTATCTTAAAATGACTAAAACGTTTACTTGTGCTGCCGAAGCAACACATTATATACAAACAGAGCAACCCGAAATTCTGTTTCTTGATGTACAAATGCCTGAAATAAAGGGTATTGATTTCATAAAAACATTGGTTTATAAACCGGTAATTATTTTAACAACTGCATATGCAGAATATGCCCTACAAGGGTATAATCTTGATGTTATTGACTATTTACTTAAACCCATTCCTTTTGAACGTTTTTTACAAGCCGTAAATAAAGCCATGCGATTAATTGAATCTGATAAAAAATTAAAAAATAATGATAAGAAAGAATATTTGTTTGTAAAATCCGGATTTAAATCAGTAAAAATCAATTTTCAGGATATTTTATATATTGAAGGCTTAAAAGAATATGTAGGCATATATACTAAAAATGAAAGATTTTTGAAATTAGACAGCCTGAAAAAACTTGAAAAGATACTGCCTGAAGACAAATTTATCAGAACTCATAAATCTTATATTATTAATATTGATTTTATAAAATCACATTTCGGCAATGTGATAGAAATTAGCGACAAAGAAATACCGATTGGCAGAGTGTACAGAGATAAATTGAATAAATTATTTCGGTAAAAAAGGTAAACATCTTGATTGACTGATATTTGATATGAGCATAACATAATTATTGGTGTTTTCTTGCAAAAACGAACTACAAAAGAGTCCAACCCGCTTAATCTAACCCTTTACATAATTTACAGCATAACAATCACATAAGCGTCCTGACCGCTATATTGATACTTCCTTTATATCCGGATTGCTCGGATTGAGCGAAACATACTTTTTGTTATCGTATTTTTGATTTCAGATTAAAATAAATAATAATGTTTCTGCAAATTTTTAATTTAAAAAAGAAATATGAAAACATCACGCATTTTTTTTATAGGGTTTTTATCTTTTCTCATTATTAATTCCTGTTCAGTTACGGAAAAAAGTCAAGAAAGCATTAAATTTTCTGTGCAGGGTGGTTTAAGTGAAGGCGGAATTATAGAGAATACCGATTTAACAGTAGTACCAAATGTTATACCTGCGATTAGTTCGGTTGATGCTTACACAGGAGCCACAAATAAAAATGGATTTAATGTTGGTATGCACCTGAATAAACCCTTTAAATACTTCGAAATTGAAAGCGGATTAGATTATATGTATAATGCACAAAAATTTACTTATGCCGATTCCGGAAATATGTTTATCGGTTATCGTGATTTATCAGTGTCTCAATTAATGATTCCGATAATTGTAAATTATATGATTTTTAAAAAAATTGCCCCTGAAAATGAGATTCAATTAAAACTTGGATATTTAGGAGAACTAAATCTTATTTCAGTAAGTGAATCAGGAATTCTGCCCGATTATTCAATTAATAAGTTTTCGCACGGAGTAATATTTGGTGTGTCGGCTTATGTTGTCAAATTCAATAACGGAAGTAAATTAGGTATTTTTTTCGAAGAATACAAAGGTTCTCAAATATATGAAGATTATTATAATCAATCCGGTTTTGAAATGCCGGGTTCAAGCTTTAGAAGAATAGGATTGAAATACCGATTTAAATAAAACAATATTGAGACCACTCTGAAAAGTCAAAATACGCATTAATATCGGTCTGACGGGTTTTCTGATTAATTGAAAATAAGATATTAAACTTATTCTGTTTTTGCGAATATACCCGTCTGACCGGTTTTCGGAGCAAACTCAATATTGTATTGAAAGAAGCATCACTGTGTATTAATTATCATCCAAGAAAATTATAAACTGATATAAAAAGACACATGAAACACTTATTTTTCAAACTCTTAACAATAGGACTGTCAATCTTTCCGGCATTTGCGTTTTCACAAATTACCTATGAAGTAAAATCACATGCTATAGTGGTTTCCGGCTCATCAAATCTTCATGATTGGACAGCAACAGTAGGAACAGCAACCGGTAATTGCAAAGTTGATACTACTGACTTAATTTCCGAAATAAAAGACATTAGTATTGTGATTGATGTCCAAACACTGAAAAGTTCAAAAGGAGGAATAATGGACTCGAAAATGTATAATGCCTTGAAAACGGAACAATACCCAAAAATGATTTTTAAATCTGTTCAATCAAAAATATTAAGCAAAACAACCGGAATAACACAAGTTTCAATATCCGGGAATCTGACAATTGCAGGTAAAACTCAAAAAATTGAAGTAACGGGCTTTTGTCAATTATTACAAGGAGGATTATTTTTAACTATGGGCTCAAAGAAGCTCAAAATGTCCGATTTTGGAGTTGAACCGCCAAATGCTATGTTAGGTACTCTGAAAACAGATGATGAAATTTCAATTTCTTTCAAAATCACATTAATTCCTTGGATTTAAGTTTCGCCTTTCCGATAAGGCAAATAAACATATAACCCTAATTGGAATTGCTGATGATTTAGGTTTCAACTCTAAATCTTCCTTTAATATAGTTTTTAAGAATATTACAGGTATGACTCCTTCTGAGTATAAAAAAAACGTTGAATAATTAAAATTAATTTAAAAGTAAAACTCAAAAATCATTTTACTTCTAAACATTCTCTTATGCTCATATTCAAAAAAACAGAGAAACACAACTAAATGCATTTCTCCGATTTTTTAAAATATAATAAAAAAAATATTAAGGAACATTAACTCCCAGAGTATCTGTATCTTGATCTTCATCGTCCAGAACTGTTAATGTTATTGTATAGTAACCTGCTGAACTGTAAAAATGTTCATTAAAACCAAAATCTGCAAAATATGTTGTATTTCCGTCTCCCCAATTTATTTTTGCATATATATCATCCCCGTCAGGGTCATAACTGTCTCCTATATCTACTATAACTCCGTGTGTGCCGGTAAACATGACAAATTCTATAATTGCTACAGGCGGTTGATTAGGAACTTCACCTACGCTGACAGTATGTGTAACATCATCTGTTAATCCTTCTGTATCTTTTACTTCCATTTTCACGGTATATGTGCTTGCAGAAGAATATTGATGTGAAGCTGTTTTTGTTGTTGACCAATTTGTGTCCCATGATCCGTTATTTGTCCAATCCCAACGAACTTCTAATGCAGATGTCGGGTCTTGGCCGTCACTGCTTCCTGAACCGTCAAATGAAAAATTGGTTGCAGTAGTACCTGAACTCGGACTGATCGTAAAAGCTGCATTTGGTGCTGTATTTGCAACTCCGACAGTAACAGAATGTGTTATGGAACTTATCATACCTTCTGTGTCTTTTACTTCTAACGCAATCGTATAATAATCGTCAACAGAATATTGATGCAAAGCAGTTTTGTCAGTTGACCAACTTGTTTCAAAAGTGCCGTCATTATCCCAGTCCCAACGAACCTGCAAAGCAGATGTAGGGTCTTGAGCATCGCTGCAACCTGAGGCATCAAAATTAAAATTGGTTGCAGTAGTTCCTGTTGTCGGGTCGATAGTAAATGCTGCAGTAGGCGGTGTGTTTGAAGTGCCTACCGAAACTTGGTGTGTTTGTGTGTCAGTCAGTCCGCCTCCGTCTCTAACTTCTAAATTAACGGTGTAAGTTCCTTCAGTTGAGTATTGATGAGAAGGCATTTTGCTGTAAGACCAATCTGTGTCATAAGTTCCGTCATTAGTCCAGTCCCAACGAACTTGCAGTGATGAAATCGGTGTTTCAGCATCTGTACAATATGTTGCATCAAATTCAAAATTTGTTTCAGTAGTTCCGGATGACGGGTCTATGGTAAATTCCGCAGTAGGCGGTGTATTAGGGTTATTAACTGTAACAGTATGGACTTCTGTGTCTGTTAACCCCTCTGTATCTCTTACTTCCATTTTTACAGAATAAGTACCGGCAGAAGTATATTGATGCGAAGCTGTTTTTGTTGTTGACCAACCTGTATCATAAGAGCCGTTATTTGTCCAGTCCCAACGAACTTCTAATGCTGATGTAGGGTCTTGTTCATCACTGCTGCCGGAGCCGTCAAATGTAAAATTGGTTTCAGTAGTGCCGTTAAGCGGACTCACAGTGAAATCTGCCGTAGGTGTAGGATTATTTACAGACCCCTGAGCAA includes:
- a CDS encoding LytTR family DNA-binding domain-containing protein, translated to MNQIRCIAIDDEPLALTILNDYVSKVPYLKMTKTFTCAAEATHYIQTEQPEILFLDVQMPEIKGIDFIKTLVYKPVIILTTAYAEYALQGYNLDVIDYLLKPIPFERFLQAVNKAMRLIESDKKLKNNDKKEYLFVKSGFKSVKINFQDILYIEGLKEYVGIYTKNERFLKLDSLKKLEKILPEDKFIRTHKSYIINIDFIKSHFGNVIEISDKEIPIGRVYRDKLNKLFR
- a CDS encoding YceI family protein; the encoded protein is MKHLFFKLLTIGLSIFPAFAFSQITYEVKSHAIVVSGSSNLHDWTATVGTATGNCKVDTTDLISEIKDISIVIDVQTLKSSKGGIMDSKMYNALKTEQYPKMIFKSVQSKILSKTTGITQVSISGNLTIAGKTQKIEVTGFCQLLQGGLFLTMGSKKLKMSDFGVEPPNAMLGTLKTDDEISISFKITLIPWI
- a CDS encoding helix-turn-helix domain-containing protein, which encodes MTLIGIADDLGFNSKSSFNIVFKNITGMTPSEYKKNVE
- a CDS encoding PKD domain-containing protein, which encodes MKRNILFTLSSILIMIIFNYNQSEAQTVVYSGENVICTGDSVVLYASEYRGTIQWQQSADSINWVDIEGAVCDSLGINPTEDTYYRTKITEGTCLPIYTGIVKVTVNESTVITSVTTVIDNTDWQNNFISISEDNTIFTFNSNLNASNVFEPGDIFISGVDEGHLRKVESIEIDGDNVIYTTSNATIEEAITEGTGSYSGELLPVDKETGKKATINYLREGVSIVGDKGNDKLNYDIDVDICSGVNVSGNFSIIPSISFDIATSWSNGVYYVNVEENITEELNLTGTVTLLDINYSEEVQISTITFTPFTIWIGYVPVVVTPVLKTFVGVNLLAHSDITSSIEQSLSYTAGITYNQGYGWSSYSSHSESFDYNPPEMTNNGSLEVYIKPKLEFELYGVFGPHLYAKLYSELDVNTANSPWWQLFAGLDVGAGIDMSAISSSIPDYEVSLFNVEELIAQGSVNNPTPTADFTVSPLNGTTETNFTFDGSGSSDEQDPTSALEVRWDWTNNGSYDTGWSTTKTASHQYTSAGTYSVKMEVRDTEGLTDTEVHTVTVNNPNTPPTAEFTIDPSSGTTETNFEFDATYCTDAETPISSLQVRWDWTNDGTYDTDWSYSKMPSHQYSTEGTYTVNLEVRDGGGLTDTQTHQVSVGTSNTPPTAAFTIDPTTGTTATNFNFDASGCSDAQDPTSALQVRWDWDNDGTFETSWSTDKTALHQYSVDDYYTIALEVKDTEGMISSITHSVTVGVANTAPNAAFTISPSSGTTATNFSFDGSGSSDGQDPTSALEVRWDWTNNGSWDTNWSTTKTASHQYSSASTYTVKMEVKDTEGLTDDVTHTVSVGEVPNQPPVAIIEFVMFTGTHGVIVDIGDSYDPDGDDIYAKINWGDGNTTYFADFGFNEHFYSSAGYYTITLTVLDDEDQDTDTLGVNVP